A portion of the Planktothrix sp. FACHB-1365 genome contains these proteins:
- the gcvT gene encoding glycine cleavage system aminomethyltransferase GcvT, with product MTMTLSRTPLYNVSVELNGRMVPFAGWEMAVQFTGINREHEAVRQTVGMFDISHMGKFILRGEHLIEALQSLVPSDLSRLQPGEAQYSALLNVQGGILDDIIFYNQGIDPITNQPQGLMIVNAATRSRDKAWISAHIEDHGVTLEDLSRDQVLLAVQGPQAEAVLQPFVNDNLSDVKFFGHITTTILGQPAFIARTGYTGEDGFEIMVDPAMGVELWQNLATAGVMPCGLGARDTLRLEAAMALYGQDIDLTTTPLEAGLGWIIHWETKGKFIGRRALEQQKTAGVKQKLVGLEMQGRYIARHGYPVLCNGEKVGEITSGTLSPTLGKAISMAYVPTKLSKIGQSLDVEIRGKTYPAVVVKRPFYRSPHRLKK from the coding sequence ATGACAATGACCCTTTCTCGTACTCCCCTGTATAACGTCTCCGTTGAACTCAATGGCCGCATGGTACCTTTCGCCGGTTGGGAAATGGCGGTTCAGTTTACAGGAATTAACCGAGAACATGAAGCCGTCCGACAAACTGTAGGAATGTTCGATATTTCCCACATGGGTAAATTTATTCTGCGAGGAGAACATTTGATTGAGGCGTTACAGTCCCTTGTGCCATCAGATTTAAGCCGTTTACAACCGGGTGAAGCCCAATATAGTGCTTTGTTAAATGTTCAGGGAGGAATATTAGACGATATTATTTTTTATAACCAAGGTATTGATCCGATCACCAACCAACCCCAAGGGTTAATGATTGTGAATGCAGCAACTCGCTCACGGGATAAAGCTTGGATTAGCGCTCATATTGAGGATCACGGGGTAACATTAGAGGATTTATCCAGAGATCAAGTTTTATTAGCGGTTCAGGGGCCACAAGCAGAAGCAGTATTACAACCCTTTGTTAACGATAATCTTTCTGACGTTAAATTTTTTGGTCATATTACTACAACAATCTTAGGACAACCTGCCTTTATTGCCCGCACAGGATACACCGGAGAAGATGGATTTGAAATTATGGTTGATCCGGCTATGGGTGTGGAATTATGGCAAAATTTAGCTACAGCCGGGGTAATGCCTTGCGGTTTAGGGGCAAGAGATACCCTGCGTTTAGAAGCGGCAATGGCATTATATGGGCAAGATATTGATTTAACCACAACTCCTTTAGAAGCAGGTTTAGGCTGGATTATTCATTGGGAAACCAAAGGAAAATTTATTGGTCGTCGAGCATTAGAACAACAAAAAACAGCCGGAGTCAAGCAAAAATTAGTCGGGTTAGAAATGCAAGGACGATATATTGCCCGTCACGGATATCCGGTTTTATGCAATGGAGAAAAAGTCGGAGAAATTACCAGTGGAACTTTATCTCCAACTTTAGGAAAAGCTATTTCAATGGCCTATGTTCCTACAAAATTATCCAAAATCGGTCAATCCTTAGATGTGGAAATTCGCGGCAAAACC
- the rseP gene encoding RIP metalloprotease RseP: MSVLAAIAVLAVLIVVHELGHFLAARFQNIHVNRFSIGFGPILWKYQGPETEYAIRGLPLGGYVGFPDEDPESTIPKNDPNLLSNRPVLDRAIVISAGVIANLIFAYFLLVTQIGIIGVPSFNYEPGVKVAEVAQDVNSAANRAGIESKDIILAVDGQDLGASETSIKTLINVIQNNPNQPLSMEIKRQDQLVSVKVVPEPGNDGKGRIGVQLTSNGTVVRHRAANPIQAFTEGATEFQRIINLTVSGFGQLISNFSETAEQLSGPVGIVAIGADIARSDAGNLFQFAALISINLAFINILPLPALDGGQLAFLLIEALRGKPLPDKVQESVMQTGLMLLLGLGVFLIIRDTVNLADLSWVRSLFPQ, from the coding sequence ATGTCAGTATTGGCAGCGATCGCAGTTCTTGCAGTGTTAATTGTCGTTCATGAATTGGGGCATTTTTTAGCCGCTCGTTTCCAAAATATTCATGTTAATCGGTTTTCTATTGGTTTTGGCCCGATATTGTGGAAATATCAAGGCCCAGAAACCGAATACGCTATTCGAGGTCTTCCATTAGGAGGATATGTAGGATTTCCTGATGAAGATCCTGAGAGTACCATTCCTAAAAATGACCCCAATTTACTGAGTAATCGTCCCGTTTTAGATCGGGCAATTGTGATTAGTGCGGGGGTGATTGCTAATTTAATTTTTGCCTATTTTCTATTAGTCACTCAAATTGGGATTATTGGGGTTCCCAGTTTTAATTATGAACCGGGGGTGAAAGTTGCCGAAGTCGCTCAAGATGTGAACTCGGCGGCTAACCGAGCCGGAATTGAATCGAAAGATATTATTTTGGCTGTAGACGGTCAGGATTTAGGAGCTTCGGAAACTTCCATTAAAACCTTAATTAATGTGATTCAAAATAATCCGAATCAACCCTTATCTATGGAGATTAAACGACAGGATCAACTTGTATCCGTCAAAGTCGTTCCTGAACCGGGAAATGATGGGAAAGGTCGCATTGGAGTCCAGTTAACGTCTAATGGAACTGTCGTTCGTCATCGGGCTGCAAACCCCATTCAGGCGTTTACCGAAGGAGCAACGGAATTTCAACGGATTATTAATTTAACCGTATCCGGTTTTGGTCAACTGATTAGTAACTTTAGTGAAACCGCAGAACAGTTATCTGGCCCTGTAGGAATTGTGGCAATTGGGGCTGATATTGCCCGTTCAGATGCGGGAAATTTGTTTCAATTTGCAGCTTTAATTAGTATTAACTTGGCGTTCATTAATATTCTCCCCCTTCCGGCTTTAGATGGGGGTCAATTAGCATTTTTATTAATTGAAGCGTTGCGCGGGAAACCCTTACCCGATAAAGTCCAAGAAAGTGTGATGCAAACCGGGTTAATGCTGTTATTAGGATTAGGGGTTTTCTTGATTATTCGAGATACCGTTAATTTAGCCGATTTAAGTTGGGTGCGATCGCTCTTTCCCCAGTAA
- the nth gene encoding endonuclease III, giving the protein MVTQKKRGTKQRALEILLRLKRLYPDATCSLNYQTPVQLLVATILSAQCTDERVNQVTPALFARFPDAESLGKADLTELETLVRSTGFYRNKARHIKAACQLIAEKYGGQPPKLMEQLLELPGVARKTANVVLGHGYGINMGVTVDTHVKRLSQRLGLTTQTDPIRIERDLMELIPQEDWENWSIRLIYHGRAICTARSPACYNCELSDLCPSVQGATVPNAEKRLG; this is encoded by the coding sequence ATGGTAACTCAGAAAAAGCGGGGAACAAAACAACGGGCTTTAGAAATTTTATTGCGACTCAAACGCCTTTATCCTGATGCAACTTGTAGTTTAAATTATCAAACTCCAGTGCAATTATTAGTGGCAACAATTCTGTCAGCCCAATGTACAGATGAACGAGTCAATCAAGTGACTCCAGCCTTATTTGCTCGATTTCCTGACGCCGAAAGTTTAGGGAAAGCCGACCTGACAGAACTGGAAACCTTAGTCCGGTCAACGGGGTTCTATCGCAATAAAGCTCGCCATATTAAAGCAGCTTGTCAACTCATCGCCGAAAAATACGGGGGACAACCTCCAAAACTGATGGAACAGTTGTTAGAACTCCCTGGAGTGGCTCGGAAAACGGCTAATGTGGTGTTAGGTCATGGCTATGGGATTAATATGGGGGTCACGGTGGATACCCATGTCAAACGCCTGAGTCAACGGTTAGGACTGACAACCCAGACTGACCCCATTCGGATAGAACGGGATTTGATGGAGTTGATTCCCCAAGAAGACTGGGAAAATTGGTCAATTCGCTTAATTTATCATGGTCGCGCTATCTGTACAGCCAGGAGTCCAGCGTGTTATAATTGTGAATTGTCTGATTTATGCCCATCTGTTCAAGGGGCAACCGTCCCCAACGCAGAAAAACGTCTAGGCTAA
- the rpsN gene encoding 30S ribosomal protein S14, producing MAKKSMIERDKKRKKLVEKYAEKRAELKEQFEQAESQLEKMEIHRKIQQLPRNSSKTRVRNRCWLTGRPRGYYRDFGLSRNVIREMAHQGLLPGVVKSSW from the coding sequence ATGGCTAAGAAAAGCATGATTGAGCGCGATAAAAAGCGCAAAAAATTAGTAGAGAAATATGCTGAAAAACGCGCTGAACTAAAAGAACAGTTTGAGCAAGCAGAGTCTCAACTGGAAAAAATGGAAATTCACCGCAAAATTCAACAATTACCTCGCAATAGTTCTAAAACCCGGGTGCGTAACCGTTGCTGGTTAACCGGACGCCCCAGAGGCTATTATCGGGATTTCGGATTATCTCGCAACGTCATCCGCGAAATGGCGCACCAAGGGTTATTACCGGGCGTTGTCAAGTCCAGTTGGTAA
- the aat gene encoding leucyl/phenylalanyl-tRNA--protein transferase: protein MQYDVSAIIQGYAQGYFLMANDGEDSLGWYSSRERALIPLNEQFRYPRSLQRVLNQNRFTVAINQDFNAVVEGCANREETWISSELKQIYHALNKAGFAYSFETWKEGELAGGILGIVIGGAFIGESMFFNIPDGSKVAMVKLVERLIERKFILFDAQMNNPHLERFGSYIIKNQDYKKLLKKAIIQPCSF, encoded by the coding sequence ATGCAATATGATGTTAGCGCCATTATCCAAGGGTATGCACAAGGATACTTTTTGATGGCAAATGATGGGGAAGATAGCCTGGGATGGTATTCTAGTCGAGAACGGGCGCTGATTCCCCTGAATGAACAATTTCGTTATCCGCGTTCTTTGCAACGGGTTTTGAATCAAAATCGGTTTACGGTTGCGATTAATCAAGATTTTAACGCTGTTGTGGAAGGGTGCGCTAATCGGGAAGAAACGTGGATATCCTCGGAATTAAAGCAAATTTATCACGCCTTAAATAAAGCCGGGTTTGCCTATAGTTTTGAAACGTGGAAAGAAGGTGAGTTAGCCGGAGGAATATTAGGTATTGTGATTGGGGGAGCGTTTATTGGAGAATCGATGTTTTTTAATATTCCTGATGGTTCTAAGGTGGCAATGGTTAAATTAGTAGAACGATTAATTGAAAGAAAATTTATTCTCTTTGATGCTCAAATGAATAATCCCCATTTAGAACGATTTGGCTCTTATATTATAAAAAATCAAGATTATAAAAAACTTCTCAAAAAAGCCATTATTCAACCTTGTTCTTTTTAG
- a CDS encoding NUDIX domain-containing protein gives MVLSRAKQFWNFGQTVLGIIFRHPVPGTSIIPILPNGQIVLVRRRDNGKWALPGGMVDWGEEISTTIQRELAEETGLELVKIRRLVGVYSSPDRDPRIHSICVVVEADVQGNCQVQDIHEITEVKAFDVTSLPTDFSHDCERHLQDYLNGLTTLA, from the coding sequence TTGGTTTTATCACGGGCGAAACAGTTTTGGAATTTTGGACAAACGGTATTAGGGATTATTTTTCGTCATCCTGTCCCTGGAACCAGTATTATTCCCATTTTGCCTAATGGCCAAATTGTTTTGGTGCGACGTCGAGATAATGGCAAATGGGCTTTACCGGGAGGCATGGTAGACTGGGGCGAAGAAATCTCAACTACAATTCAACGGGAATTGGCTGAAGAAACTGGGTTAGAATTAGTGAAAATTCGACGTTTAGTGGGTGTATATTCGTCGCCAGATCGAGATCCTCGAATTCATTCTATCTGTGTGGTTGTGGAAGCGGATGTTCAAGGAAACTGTCAAGTTCAGGACATCCATGAAATTACGGAGGTTAAAGCCTTTGATGTCACATCCCTCCCCACGGATTTCAGTCATGACTGTGAACGTCATCTTCAGGACTATTTAAACGGTCTGACGACGTTAGCTTAA
- a CDS encoding alpha/beta fold hydrolase, with protein MYQLFHHFRVQIPQGQIFWREAGYGPTIIFLHGSWADSSQWIPLMQHLSVEYHCVAPDVLGCGESRSFTKIHPSISLEVECLAEQIKSLKLKEFCLVGHGLGGWIATRYALEYPDAVKGLVVIAPEGVEFPNYKKEWGRIRQLAANFSPLVWFLKLIYPLACLFGKGKKIKAELNQRQMMLQWPVANKLLYQRRWAEIHGEMLNQRLHELRLPTLVLQGNEDTAIADQHSKTYSEITPMAQCQIIEGGQPNLPVQMPEVIAQSIRTFITTHVQFSEPPSPEILDEDQPKDESSYQETAW; from the coding sequence ATGTATCAATTATTCCATCATTTCCGGGTTCAAATTCCCCAAGGCCAGATTTTTTGGCGTGAAGCAGGCTATGGCCCTACGATTATTTTTCTGCATGGGTCTTGGGCTGATAGTAGTCAATGGATTCCGTTAATGCAGCATTTAAGTGTTGAATATCATTGTGTTGCACCGGATGTTTTGGGATGCGGAGAATCTCGATCTTTTACGAAAATTCACCCTTCTATTAGTTTGGAAGTGGAGTGTTTAGCCGAACAAATTAAATCCCTGAAACTGAAGGAATTTTGTTTAGTGGGTCACGGTTTGGGCGGATGGATTGCCACTCGTTATGCTTTAGAATATCCCGATGCTGTCAAAGGCTTAGTGGTGATTGCCCCGGAGGGAGTGGAATTTCCCAACTATAAAAAAGAATGGGGACGAATCCGACAATTAGCGGCTAATTTTTCCCCCTTGGTTTGGTTTTTGAAACTGATTTATCCCTTAGCGTGTCTATTTGGAAAAGGAAAAAAAATTAAGGCTGAGTTAAACCAACGCCAGATGATGTTGCAGTGGCCCGTTGCGAATAAATTGTTATATCAGCGTCGGTGGGCGGAAATTCACGGGGAAATGCTGAATCAACGTCTCCATGAGTTGAGGTTGCCGACTTTGGTTTTACAAGGAAATGAAGATACTGCCATTGCTGATCAACACAGTAAAACCTATTCCGAAATTACACCGATGGCTCAATGTCAAATTATTGAGGGCGGACAACCGAATTTACCCGTACAAATGCCAGAAGTGATTGCTCAATCGATTAGAACGTTTATTACCACCCATGTTCAGTTTTCAGAGCCGCCATCCCCCGAAATATTAGATGAGGATCAACCAAAAGATGAGTCTTCCTATCAGGAAACTGCTTGGTAA